In one Methanothermobacter sp. genomic region, the following are encoded:
- the pyrB gene encoding aspartate carbamoyltransferase, giving the protein MFENVISIKDFEKDDIEFILREAEKMEPVASGKRSSDILKGKILGMMFYEPSTRTRLSFETAMKRLGGSVVGFADTGATSAAKGESLTDTAMMLAGYSDAIVIRHNLDGAARYISDLVDVPVINAGDGAGQHPTQTLLDLYTIKRFFGRIESLNVALVGDLKYGRTVHSLAYALAVFGVRMSFVSPPELRMPDSVIHDLEGSGVEVTETDRLDDVIDDVDVLYVTRIQKERFPDPEEYSRIRGAYHIDRDMVAGRDLIVMHPLPRIDEISPEVDSLPQAMYFRQAFYGVPVRMALLKMLIRERLDSPE; this is encoded by the coding sequence ATGTTCGAAAATGTTATCTCAATAAAAGACTTTGAGAAGGACGATATAGAGTTCATTCTGAGAGAAGCGGAAAAGATGGAGCCAGTTGCCTCTGGAAAAAGGTCATCTGACATTCTTAAAGGAAAGATACTTGGAATGATGTTCTATGAGCCATCAACAAGGACACGCCTTTCATTTGAAACTGCAATGAAAAGGCTGGGTGGCAGTGTGGTTGGATTTGCAGATACAGGGGCTACATCCGCTGCTAAGGGTGAAAGTCTGACTGATACGGCAATGATGCTTGCAGGCTACTCCGATGCAATTGTTATAAGACACAACCTTGATGGAGCTGCCCGTTACATATCAGATCTGGTGGATGTTCCAGTTATCAATGCAGGTGATGGGGCAGGTCAGCACCCCACACAGACCCTCCTTGACCTCTACACAATCAAGAGATTCTTTGGTAGAATAGAATCCCTCAATGTTGCACTTGTGGGGGACCTGAAATATGGCCGGACAGTGCATTCACTGGCCTATGCACTTGCTGTTTTTGGGGTTAGAATGAGTTTTGTATCACCTCCTGAGCTCAGAATGCCTGACAGTGTCATACATGACCTTGAAGGTAGTGGTGTCGAGGTTACAGAGACTGATAGACTTGATGATGTTATAGATGATGTGGACGTCCTCTATGTTACAAGAATACAGAAGGAGCGCTTTCCAGACCCAGAGGAATATTCAAGGATCAGAGGGGCCTATCATATAGACAGGGACATGGTCGCCGGTAGGGACCTCATCGTCATGCACCCACTTCCAAGGATAGATGAGATATCCCCCGAGGTTGATTCTCTTCCACAGGCAATGTATTTCAGGCAAGCATTCTACGGTGTGCCTGTGAGAATGGCTCTTCTCAAGATGCTCATAAGAGAAAGATTAGACTCCCCAGAGTGA
- a CDS encoding DEAD/DEAH box helicase: MARYIEHPLIKPGTVEARTYQQLLAADVLKKGNSMIVAPTALGKTIVAVLVAAERLQKYRGSRVLILSPSKPLAIQHEESFREFLLAPCTSLTGSINPEERVRRWNESRVISATPQTIESDILAGRYDLSDVSLLVFDECHRAVGSYSYVFLASTYMQTAKNPLILGLTASPGADEDKIKTVCSNLFLNEVVVKTEKDPDVRPYLKPIRIEWVRVKMKPELEEIRELLKKVLKTRLKMLKNLGVIETVSVGKRDLLKARGSVQNKIARSSNPPKSCYRAISLIAASINVEHALELLETQGIHPLLRYLTRLKKKNTRAARSLIMDPDFTRAMYLTRKASVSGVEHPKLDRLIEILRKELEGGDLKVIVFTQFRDTLEEIYQRCVREGINAVKFYGQNSRSGEKGLTQKQQRDIIKSFRMGNHDVLISTSVAEEGIDIPSVDLVVMYEPVPSEIRMIQRRGRTGRKRSGRMVVLMTEKTRDEAYYYSSIRKEKTMKENLRGGSMKIEVTPVGFPETDGERPFIYVDSREVNSRVLRELRKIGVDFELRTLSVGDYQVSDDTVIERKTTQDFLGSIMDNRLYRQAREMVENFKRPVMIIEGDDLYSGFMNPDAVRGALASVAVDFGIPIIPTRSPADTAAMIRRIALREQREGKPDMRIRTDKKPLTLQEKQLFIVESLPYIGSKYARRLLESFGSVEAVMNASEKELMEVEGIGKRIASEIRKVIEAEFRDSEKN; this comes from the coding sequence ATGGCAAGGTACATAGAGCACCCACTGATAAAACCGGGGACAGTCGAGGCGAGGACCTACCAGCAGTTACTGGCAGCAGACGTCCTAAAGAAGGGTAACTCAATGATAGTGGCTCCCACGGCCCTTGGAAAAACCATTGTTGCCGTTCTGGTGGCTGCAGAGAGGCTGCAGAAATACAGGGGGTCCAGGGTGCTCATTTTATCACCCAGCAAACCGCTGGCCATACAGCATGAGGAGAGCTTCCGGGAGTTCCTCCTCGCACCATGCACGTCACTCACAGGGAGTATAAACCCTGAGGAAAGGGTGAGGCGCTGGAATGAGTCCAGGGTCATATCTGCAACACCCCAGACAATAGAATCAGACATCCTCGCCGGGAGGTACGACCTCAGCGACGTTTCACTCCTGGTATTTGATGAGTGCCACCGTGCCGTTGGTTCCTACTCCTACGTCTTCCTTGCATCCACTTATATGCAGACCGCGAAAAACCCCCTTATACTTGGATTGACAGCCTCCCCGGGTGCAGATGAGGACAAAATAAAAACCGTTTGCAGTAACCTATTCCTCAACGAGGTGGTTGTGAAAACAGAAAAGGATCCGGATGTCAGACCCTACCTCAAGCCCATCAGGATAGAATGGGTCAGGGTCAAGATGAAGCCTGAACTTGAGGAGATAAGGGAACTCCTTAAGAAGGTTTTAAAGACGCGGCTGAAGATGCTCAAGAACCTTGGAGTTATAGAGACTGTGAGTGTGGGTAAAAGGGACCTCCTGAAGGCCAGGGGCAGTGTTCAGAACAAAATCGCCCGCTCATCAAATCCGCCAAAATCATGCTACAGGGCCATATCACTCATAGCAGCCTCAATAAATGTTGAACACGCCCTTGAACTCCTTGAAACCCAGGGGATCCATCCGCTCCTCAGATACCTCACCCGACTTAAAAAGAAGAACACAAGGGCTGCCAGAAGCCTCATTATGGACCCTGACTTCACAAGGGCCATGTACCTCACCAGGAAGGCCTCTGTTTCAGGGGTTGAACACCCAAAACTTGACAGGCTCATTGAAATACTCAGAAAGGAACTTGAAGGGGGAGACTTAAAAGTAATAGTTTTCACCCAGTTCCGTGACACCCTTGAAGAGATATACCAGCGCTGTGTACGTGAGGGTATAAACGCCGTTAAATTTTATGGTCAGAACAGTAGAAGCGGCGAAAAGGGCCTCACACAGAAACAGCAAAGGGATATAATCAAGTCATTCAGGATGGGAAACCACGATGTTCTCATATCAACCAGTGTTGCAGAGGAGGGAATAGATATACCCTCAGTTGACCTCGTGGTCATGTACGAGCCTGTCCCATCAGAGATAAGGATGATACAGAGAAGGGGGAGGACCGGAAGAAAAAGATCGGGGAGAATGGTGGTCCTCATGACTGAGAAAACCCGGGACGAGGCCTACTATTACTCAAGTATCAGAAAGGAAAAAACCATGAAGGAAAACCTCAGGGGGGGTTCCATGAAAATTGAAGTAACACCCGTTGGGTTTCCTGAAACTGATGGTGAAAGGCCATTCATTTACGTGGATTCACGGGAGGTTAACTCAAGGGTCCTAAGGGAGCTCAGGAAGATTGGGGTGGACTTTGAACTCAGGACGCTCTCTGTGGGTGATTATCAGGTCAGCGATGACACTGTTATCGAAAGAAAAACCACCCAGGATTTCCTGGGGTCAATTATGGATAATAGACTTTACCGGCAGGCCAGGGAGATGGTGGAAAACTTCAAGCGCCCAGTGATGATAATAGAGGGTGATGACCTCTACTCGGGCTTCATGAACCCCGACGCTGTGAGGGGTGCCCTTGCATCAGTTGCAGTGGACTTTGGAATACCCATAATCCCCACAAGGTCCCCTGCAGATACGGCTGCAATGATAAGGAGGATAGCCCTGAGGGAACAGAGGGAGGGAAAACCTGACATGCGTATCAGGACAGATAAGAAACCCCTCACCCTCCAGGAAAAGCAGCTCTTCATCGTGGAATCACTTCCATACATTGGATCCAAGTATGCCAGAAGGCTCCTTGAAAGTTTCGGTTCGGTTGAAGCGGTTATGAACGCATCAGAGAAGGAGCTCATGGAAGTGGAGGGAATCGGTAAAAGGATAGCATCCGAGATCAGAAAGGTTATTGAAGCAGAATTCAGGGATTCAGAAAAAAATTAG
- a CDS encoding tRNA (adenine-N1)-methyltransferase: MRILMDERGKKYLLKEGEDFQTDMGIIQARMIEEARPGDVLRTHLGREVYVLKPSLSDYLELMERRCSILLPKDIGMICAYTGIVKGSRVVDAGTGAGTVAMYLANIVGESGHVTTYEIREDFAEVAERNIREFGFKNIEVKNRDIKEGIDEHDLDLVFLDLPGPWELMEDLHESLIRGGWAVFYNPYIEQVKILHKVGSKLGFADMRTSEIIEREIEVRKQGTRPRTKMVGHTGYLTFMRKV, encoded by the coding sequence TTGCGTATACTCATGGATGAAAGGGGTAAAAAGTACCTCCTGAAGGAAGGAGAGGACTTTCAGACTGACATGGGGATCATCCAGGCACGGATGATAGAGGAGGCCAGACCAGGGGATGTGCTCAGAACCCACCTTGGAAGGGAGGTTTATGTCCTTAAACCCAGCCTCTCAGATTACCTTGAACTCATGGAGAGGAGGTGCTCCATACTCCTTCCCAAGGATATAGGGATGATCTGTGCATACACAGGGATAGTTAAGGGTTCAAGGGTTGTTGATGCGGGGACCGGTGCAGGTACAGTTGCAATGTACCTGGCAAATATTGTGGGCGAATCAGGGCACGTTACAACCTATGAGATACGGGAGGACTTTGCAGAGGTTGCAGAAAGGAATATCAGAGAATTTGGATTTAAGAATATTGAGGTCAAAAACAGGGACATAAAGGAGGGTATAGATGAGCATGACCTTGACCTCGTCTTCCTGGATCTCCCGGGGCCCTGGGAGCTGATGGAGGATCTGCATGAATCCCTTATTAGAGGTGGATGGGCTGTTTTCTACAACCCCTACATTGAACAAGTTAAAATTCTGCACAAAGTTGGTTCGAAGCTGGGATTTGCAGATATGAGGACATCCGAGATAATTGAACGTGAAATTGAGGTCAGGAAGCAGGGTACACGCCCCAGGACCAAAATGGTCGGACACACAGGATACCTCACATTCATGAGAAAGGTGTAG
- a CDS encoding DUF5400 domain-containing protein has protein sequence MYQVIVLALLLAGIPSGFITFRIMGMRMAPHFGVLILAIIATGLNLVTGGGNFIYPAVALQLLAGISAYTQFFPVLRDNFQAAPLYACHLSTMTTAAVLAAASLLA, from the coding sequence ATGTATCAGGTTATTGTGCTTGCTCTGCTACTTGCAGGGATCCCCTCAGGTTTCATAACATTCCGTATAATGGGGATGAGGATGGCACCCCACTTCGGGGTCCTCATCCTTGCGATCATTGCAACAGGACTGAATCTTGTGACGGGTGGTGGAAATTTCATTTATCCTGCTGTGGCCCTCCAGCTCCTGGCGGGTATATCAGCCTACACCCAGTTTTTCCCGGTACTCAGGGATAACTTCCAGGCCGCTCCCCTATACGCATGTCACCTCAGCACCATGACCACAGCGGCGGTGCTTGCAGCCGCATCACTCCTTGCATAA